gtttaaagggaaatatttaaatgtcttggaatggcctagtcaaagcccagacctcaatccaattgagaatctgtggcgtaacttgaagattgctgtacaccaacgcaacccatctaacttgaaggagttgtagcagttttgccttgaggaatgggcaaaaatcccagtggcataTATCATGAGTGACTGAAGTGaccgagtgaaatatttttcaacacaagaagatacaggcggcacggtggtgtagtggttagcgctgtcgcctcacagcaagaaggtccgggttcgagccccgtggctggcgagggcctttctgtgcggagtttgcatgttctccccgtgtccgcgtgggtttcctccgggtgctccggtttcccccacagtccaaagacatgcaggttaggttaactggtgactctaaattgaccgtaggtgtgagtgtgaatggttgtctgtgtctatgtgtcagccctgtgatgacctggcgacttgtccagggtgtaccccgcctttcgcccgtagtcagctgggataggctccagcttgcctgcgaccctgtagaacaggataaagcggctagagataatgagatgagatgagacaagaagataagcttcatatctttgcaccactatgtaatgttcttgatattatatggacacatccacaaaaaaaaggaagttaatcaaaagaattttaattttgaactgcttCGCCATTTTAACAACGTGTGTCTAGTCATCAGGAAGACATTGAGTGACcactctgctgtgtgtgtgtgtgtgtgcgtgtagttTATTATGTATTCTGAAAATGCTGTCTGGTTTGTAGGATATGGTAATTTCCCGTATCTTCTATCTATTATGCCCCTCTGGTGTATATATCAAGTCATTAGTTATGTCTATAGCACATAGTGGAGTTACACTATATCACTTTACCTTTGTTTCCTGTAATCGTTTAGTTTCTTATTGATGAGGGCCTGTCTGGAAAAACCAAGCTCCTATGAAAAGATAAATATCTTATTAACAAATACTATACTACAAACATTTTGGGGAATAAAAAACATTACAGACCTTCTTTGCTAATAGACACATGATatacactcactgagcactttataaGGACCACTCTACTAACACTAGGTAGGGCCTTCACTTTTCTTTCAAAACAGTCTCAGTGTTTCATTGTTACGCTGGAAAcagtcctttgagattctggttcaTGTTGATATGATGCCTCATGCAACTCCTACGGATTTTTGAGATGCTCTTTCCTGCTGCGAATCTTccattctaccacatcccaaagatgttATATTGGATTCAGACCTGGTGACTGGGAAGACCACTGAAGAACAGTGgacgtttttttctttattgcaccattctgagtaaactttAGAGAATATTGTGTATGAAAATCCCAGAAGATCAGCTGTTATAGACATACTAAAGCCatcctgtctggcaccaacaatcatgctaCTTTTTAAATCACTGAGAtgacatttttccccattctgatggttgatgtgaacattacccaaaGCTGCTGTCCCATATCTTCATGATTTTACACAGCTGTCAAATGATTGAtggattagataattgcatgaatcagtagacatacaggtgttcctaatatagTGCTCTCTGAGTGTACATTAGCAAAAAGGTGAACGATGCATAGCTGACTTACCTCGCTGTCAGTCTTGCTGTTCTCACGGATGATGCGGATCCAGCTCAACATGTCATCGCGGTCCTCTGCCTGCAGCAAGTACTCACAGAAGTCCTGTGTGGTGAGTCGTAGTGTGTGTTTCCGCTTCGTCTCGCTGTAGGCTATGTCAATCAAGCATCCACGGATACTGATGGGCTGCTCATCCTCGCCACCACCACCTTGACCCAATGACCCAGCTCCATGGAGCACTGCCTCACGCTTGTCCTTGTATAGAAAGAGTGAATGGGAGCGCAGCACAGAGAAGACCCGTTTCCATGGCCGCATACCACCACCAACTTTCTGTATGGAAAAGAGAGACGCAAAGAAACACTAATAAAATGTGCTGCataagggttttttttccattttatctCTAAGTGTGTGCTTTGTACGTGTGGCTTCTGGTCACAAGTGCTCTTAAACTCTTCTGCGTATAGCTGATAGTTAATGTGAGTTTTAAGCTGTACTCCCCTGAATATAAGGCTTCAGTGATGACTCTCATGTAAATAAACACTAAATTCTAAGCTTTGTCAATTAGCACACAATCATTCCTtatttgctttgtttgcactATTTGGCAGAATTAGCTATTCAACAGGGAGGAGTAAACCTGAGTCAGACCTTGCCCTTCTCTGTAAGGATCTGTTTGTAGTGCAGCCAGCCCTCTTTTCTGATATCCGTTAGTGTGATGTTGCCGAGCTCAGAAGTGGAGTGGCGCTTGGAACGGGCTTCCTCTGCTGCTCGCAGACTCTCGAGGGACTGAACAAACAGATACCCACAATTATCCACAGGACAAACTTACATTCTTGGCAAAACAAACATTCTATATGGTAGAACTTACACCCTCTGTAAAAAAGCTTTTGACTCTTTTTGGCAATCTCCTGTAGAGGGAATATGAAATTAGGAAAAGAAAACAGTTAATTGTTTGATACATTATGTAATGTATATATTATCTGATAATTAATGTAAAGGgagatgtataataataataataataataataataatgggcggcacggtggtgtagtggttagcgctgtcgcctcacagcaagaaggtcctgggttcgagccccggggccggcgagggcctttctgtgtggagtttgcatgttctccccgtgtccgcgtgggtttcctccgggtgctccggtttcccccacagtccaaagacatgcaggttaggttaactggtgactctaaattgaccgtaggtgtgagtgtgaatggttgtctgtgtctatgtgtcagccctgtgatgacctggcgacttgtccagggtgtaccccgcctttcgcccgtagtcagctgggataggctccagcttgcctgcgaccctgtagaaggataaagcggctagagataatgagatgagataataataataattattattattattattattattattattaaatagtgATTCCTGTGAAGTACACTGGCAAACAATGCAATATATGCATATATAACACTTTAACTTCAGACAGCAGGTAAACTGGAACAGACTATATCTCTAATAGAGTTCTCCTGCATAAGGGTGTCAAACACTCACATAAACACGTGGCCTTCATCTCTGAATGTGTTCAGACCTTCATCACAAGACTTGGAGCGCTCAGTTGTGATGGCCAACAGGTAAGAAGAGCGACGGCTATTCTTGACAGTGCCTgttcagtaaataaaaaaaaaagagagaatgagGATTTATGAGGTAAAGGGAAAAAGAACTACACATATGAATGAGGTTGATGAGCAAAATTCATCCAGCAAATGATTTTTAAAGATAATCAAACTGCATGTAATTTTTCTGCGGACGAAAGACAGACATGTGACTAAATGCTAACTGCATCAGGTGGGTCTGGTGAGCTTGACTTACCAGTCATTAGCAATATTTGCCAATGTTTGAATGAATGCCTGTTAAATTTGTACCCTGCAATGGCAAGCAATTTGAAATAGAGGAAACAGATGATGGATGTTAGAAATGAAAATTAACAACAGATGTTGGACATAAAGCATGGCAGGAGAgacacagatacagtggtgcttgaaagtttgtgaaccctttagaattttctatatttctgcagaaatatgacctaaaacatcatcagattttcacacaagtcctaaaagtagataaagagaacccagttaaacaaatgagacaacaatattatacttggtcatttatttattgatggaaatgatccaatattacatatctgtgagaggcaaaagtatgtgaacctttgctttcagtatctgctgtgacccccttgtgcagaataactgcaactaaatgtttccggtaactgttgatcagtcctgcacactggcttggaagaattttagcccattcctctgtccaaaacagcttcaactctgggatgttggtaggtttcctcacatgaactgctcgcttcaggtccttccacagcatttcgattggattaaggtgaggactttgacttgcttagggttgttgtctttctgcatgacccaccttctcttgagattcagttcatggacagatgtcctgacattttccttcagaattcgctggtataattcagaattcattggtccatcaatgatggcaagccgtcctggcccaaatgcagcaaaacaggcccaaaccatgatactaccaccaccatgtttcacagatggcataaggttcttatgctggaacgtaacgttttcctttctccaaacataacgcttctcatttaaaccaaaaagttctattttggtctcatccgtccacaaaacatttttccaatcgccttctggcttgtccatgtgatctttagcaaactgcagacgagcagcaatgttctttttggagagcagtggctttctccttgcaaccctgccatgcacaccattgttgttcagcgttctcctgatggtggactcatgaacattaacattagccaatgtgagagaggccttcagttgcttagaagttaccctggggtcctttgcgaccttgccaactattacacacctttggagtgatctttgttggtcgaccactcctggggagggtaacaatggtcttgaatttactctgtttgtacacaatctgtctgactgtggattggtggagtccaaactctttagaggtggttttgtaaccttttccagcctgttgagcatcaacaatgctttttccgaggtcttcagaaatctcctttgttcgtgccatgatacacttccacaaacatgtgttgtgaagatcagactttgatagatccctgttctttaaataaaacagggtgcccactcacacctgattgtcatcccattgattgaaaacacctgactctaatttcaccttcaaatgaactactaatcctagagggtcacatacttttgccactcacagatatgtaatattggatcattttcatcaataaataaatgaccaagtataatattttgtctcatttgtttaactgggttctctttatctacttttaggacttgtgtgaaaatctgatgatgttttaggtcatatttctgcagaaatatagaaaattctaaagggttcacaaactttcaagcaccactgtacatgagatGGACAAGATAAGAGGAAACATTCAGTTTGAACAGTCTTGTGACATACGGCAGGTTCAAAAAGGCAGATGGAACACTGATGGAGATCTGGACACTACTGATGCTCAGGATACAGATTAAAGGTGGAAAGCACTGGAAGATGAGGAAACAGTTAAAAGTGAGGTGGAACTGTGAAAAGGAGACCAGAAGAAGCATGTCAAATACTAACAGTTAAACTGATGCAGTGGACTTAATAGGAAATAGCAGAGTTCAAATCACCATCAGTGTTGGGACAAAGATAATCAAACAGTGTTAGTTGAGGATGCACTCACTGCAGTCTGTGTCGAGGAGATGGGTGAGAGGGgaggtgagggagggagggacagggCTGCTGGACAAGGTAGGTGCCTGGGACAGGCTGCTGGATACCACAGAGGAGGCAGGAATATGCTGGGCAAGCAGGTCTACACTAGGGCTGGTGGGCTCATCTGTGAGGAAGGGGTGAGAGTCAAATGGATGAAGGGATTTAAGGACCACAGGGACGACGTATGCTGAGGAACAAGACACATCCACTCCAACAAGCCTAATTCTCACATCGACACATTATACATAGCAATACATAGCTCAAATTTTCATGCACTATGTGAAGACCAACAATATCTAGTCAATTAATAtccatttttgatatggtaaatTTAACCCCCTTTTGTTTAATGATACTGTGAGTGACTTACATCACTGCCATATCCTCTAGAAGTGTATTGAAAATTCTGTGTTCATCCAGAATCTTTGTTCTGAGATGCCGACCTGTAAGAATCTTCCGGACTCACCTTAATGCTCTGTTGTAAGGTATGATAGGTAGGTGTTTATAAATTAATATGTACAGTGTCCTCATCACCTTGCAGATACGTGGATTAGCAGTTTTGCTGTGGTTGCAGAGCTCTTTATGTTCCTGTCTAGAAATCTACAATAATAGTTGCTTTAATTCAGTCACATTCACAAAGCCTAGAGCCAGTGACATGTCCCGGTTTGTAGACATGGAGTTGCAATACGGAATGAGCGGTGGGGGTAACAGCACAGTAATGGGTGAACCCACATTATTTTGTATAAAACATTCCAGCATTTGCATAATATCTGACTTGCTCCTTGTAAAATGAATGACCATGTACTATAATTATATTACAGTATTGGCTTTATAGCTGCTCTGTCCTTCCTTGGTTGTAAAGGTATGGTAAATTATAATTTTCCAATAATGGCTTAAATCAACATGGGCTAGATACAATTAGTTAAGTGCATAGGCGTGAGAGTTGTATAGAATCTTAGCTTAGAGTTGGGGTGGCATGTGGCATGGCAAAGCTTATATTAAGGGTGGTAGTTACCTCCCACTGCCAATCCCTTGCCTAAAACGGCTGCATTCAAAGGGGTATTTATATTAAAAACTGGTACAGAACCTCCGCGCTATATTCCTTACTGCAGGGTTCACacaatttctgtttctttttgaaTGATAATGGACCTTTACCTTTAATTTGTCTTACAGCATTATACAGTAATGTTTTACTTGCAACCACAACAAAAACTAGGTCATTTTTCAAGCATCTTACCCTGATCTATTTTATTAGTGAACAAGTAAATATTTACATCACTGAGTGGGAATATTGCTAAATGCTAGAATTTAGAGAGTGTAGTTTCCAATAGACTGTCATACTCAGGTGAATTTTCCTGCAAAAGCtacaacaaacaaccattcgagaGAGGTGCTCCCATACTGACCTATAAAGGGAATGGAAGCCAGGGAGTCCTGCTCCACAGGCAGGGGCTGCAGGTTACCATTGGACCGTGCAGGGGCTGAGGCAACAGGAGGTTCGAGTAGATCCAGAGGCACAGCATAGTTTGGGTGGCGCATTGCATGTGGGGCACATTTGCCAGAGGCGGACTTTTGTCTGAGGACTACCTCTTGCATCTGTGCTTGAACAGGCTCCTCCACTGTTGGTCCACTACCTGAGCTTTCCTTTGAAGAGTTTTGTGTCTCGGCAGTGGAAGACATGGACAGAGGGGACGAAGCTCTGCCTGAAAAAGGTGCACTATCTGGGGGGCTGGTTTTAGGTGTGGCAGTCCAGCTGAGTTGAGGACCAGTGTAGGAAGGATCTCTAAAGGAGTGAGCCTGCTGCATGAGGTGGCCCGCTTTGCGACAGAAAGAGGGACTATAGCTGCGATAGCCCACCATCTGGTCATCTACTGTCTGTGTGGGCAAACACCTAGGCTGGGCCGAATGATAGGACTGAGAGCCTGTCTGCTCTTGGGAATGGCTGGATCCCCAACCAGGGGGTGGCACATCTGCACATATTACTGCACGTTGACTGCTCAAGCAGGGCTGCTCTTCTTTCCTAACTGGCTGGCCACTCTGTGGGGCACAAGCCGACTTCTCATAACGGTGTGCTGCCTTGTCCAATCTCTCGAGTGAGCGCCCACAGCTCTTCTCATATTCAGCATAAGCAGCCAGTAAATTTTCTGAGCAGGAGCGATTTGATTGTTGGGCCCCAGTCATACCCCAGTTACCCATCCAGCACGAGTCTACATCAGGGTATTGGTTGACTCCTGTGGCTGTTCCATAGTGGCAAAGCAGTGTGTCCTGAGAGATGCTGCGGTGATGGTGGGACATGCCTGGGCGCTCGGTTGTCTGGCTGTGGTACCATTTAGCCAGGGCCTGGTGACACAGCTCACTCTGCGACAGTGGAAGGCTGCCTTTGCGTGGGTAGGGCAGGGAGGCTGAAGTGATGGCCGCATTGTGGTTAGCAAAGTGAAAGTCCAGAGGGCTGATGGCTATGGTTGAGGAGCGAGCACGCTGGTTACGGAGTGCATGGTGGCTTGGGACATCTGATCGGCGGCCTGTACCCCCACCACTGTCTCCCGTGGAGCGGCTATCTAAGAGACCAGCTGACCCACGCCTGCAGTTCAGGTTGCCAGGCATACCGGAAGAGGTGGGTTTGCTGCGAGGGTAGCAAATCGGAGGAGGCTCTGGAAGGTTTTGAGCCCCTCCTGTGTATGGTTGATTCCCTTTCAGATAAGCATCATGAGAGTATGCCTGTGTAAGTGGGAAAAATAGAAGCAGTGTTACACATTTATGAAAAGCTGAAAAGAGGAAGGTCAAAAGGAGGAAAAGGGAATTACTCAGGAAGGAAGTCAAAGCCTTTTTTTAATAGCAGCAGCATTATCATACAACTGGGCTATCTAATCACTAAGTAGTTGACAGCATCTCATCTATcttaaagacaaaaattgtagctcatcaatcactgtcatgctgagtaGAAATTAATGTGGTGGGTATCTGGGAGAtaaagcagagaggaggaggaacagCAGAAAGCCATACTCACACTTACCAACTGGAGCACATCCTCATCTTTAGGCATAATGGAAAGCTCCAGCACACTCTTACTATACAAAAGCACAATTGTTTAATAAGCACAAATACTGTACATAATGGAAGAATTTTATCTGTGCAAGTACATTAGGCAGTAAGTATATATCAGGCAAAGCACTAGTAGTCTGTAAAACTCATACACATTCCCCTACCTGTTTTGGATTAGTGCTATAACCTGAGAGTAGGTTTTCCCCAGAATACTCTCCCCATTTACTTTTACTAGTCGGTCtcctacacacacaaacacaagaacaCACACTGAATACAACAGTGGACTGCATTTTGTGCATACCAGAGCTTTAGTTTCTCCTACCTGTGCAGAGTCCAGCCTGGTGGGCAGGACCTGTCTCCTTCACGCTCTTCACGAAAATAGTATCCATTGGCTCCAGGCGGCCCCTATGATTCCCTGAGGAAAACAGCACAATCTAATTTAGAGGCACATATAAACACACTCTGTTGAAATGTTATGGAGATAAGAAAAAGACTGTAATCTCAGCTGAAACTAACCTTTTCCATTGCCATTTTCTACATCCTAGAGAAAAGACAAATACAAAGCCATGAGTTGTTCATGTAATATAGTCTATGTACCACAAGAGGGAACTATAAGCAAGACTGCAGTTAGATTATTGAATAGACACGCTACCAATAGCACCCAACCACGCTACCAATAGCACCCAACCACGCTAACAATAATTACATGCACAAACAGTTACACACAAACAAGGTGCACGGGATAACATCCAATCTCTTCAtcttcagaacacacacacacacacacacacacacacacacacacacacacagcagagtgGTCAGTCTGGTTGGATCCGTCTATGTGCAGGCTTTCGGGCTTTGCTGACACAGCTCATTCCTGACACATGCATAAAAGCAGGAGGCTTTAGAGTCAGAGAAGTAAGCGTCTTTCTGTCCTGACCCCTTCACTGCTACAGGAGTTGGGGGACAGGAGCGCACTGCAGGACACAGAAGTGAGGTCCACAGCTCACAGGGTGGTTATGACTAAGGTATTCTTCAGCAGATTGCGCTGAACTCGTGAACTGCATACTGATCTCATGACTTTCTGAAAGATTGAACTTTGCAACTGCTGTGACTGAGGTCAGGGGTCAGCAGATTATATTCTGGCCACAGCAAGGGAGTAGTATGAACATGAATTGCAACAATGGGAAAAGGAAAAAGATGGACATAAGAGTAATATGCCGCTTtttcactaccaacgcggctgagttgggctgagtcgagctgagtggggctgttggagttgcatttcgactacaaccgcgctgaaccgtgctggctggaagtgggtggacacattgggtggagttagcgaaagtgggtggacgtcacgtgatgtcgttaggcggcgcaaacagtgacatcagtgagcttttaagcggtagtctcacgacccggatagtaaacaataaacatggaggacatggagtcgttagtgttgctggtcttggtgctgtggcttgttgtcacggacaacgccaacagatactggcaagagcgtatagatgaggcgaggcgcataaggcttcagaaattcttgtaattcgtaattattcttcttccgggtttacggtgtttacagatcccagcgtgctcgcggggcgtgtgtgggcatgtgaggacactcctcctcaccaatcagtgcacaggggagtgtctcctcacgcccctagccccacttggctcggtttggcttgcttcagccctactccaaaaccgcgcgagttttgggtgctgagtaaggctgaagcgagctgagtcgtgctgctctgaggtagtcgaaacgcgagccgtgtcgggctgaagtgagctgaagtgagctgaaaaagggtagtggaaaagggccattagtcttaGATCAGCTATGAAAGTGCCGAAACATGAAAGAGGCCTTTTCCAGATGTCATGCTGTGAAATGTTATGGCACGTGTCCATGTACCCAGCAAAATATGGCTTACCATGAAAAGAAAAGTTTCAGCAGAGCTCAGCTTTACATGAATAAGTGTGTTTGCTCTGAACCAGTTTGCTAAACCAGTCAGGCAAAGGCAGACATCATTTGAGTAGGAACACTTTTAATTCCTTTTTAAATATCATAAAATGTGCAACAGCTATTTTTATTgtattatttaaaataataaCTCATGCTAACAAAGTttaaataatacaaaaataatgAGGTTACTAGCAAATAATAGCTCGAGCATGCTCATGTAAAAGTTTGACTCAAGTAAAACACACATGTCAAATGTCTATATTTTAATCTTACATCATgttaggtttttattttaaatatgaaTACAAAAATAGCAAACAGAGTATAAAATTGTTTACGCCCCAAAACGTGTTCATTATGGTTCATTAAACAACAGTtagttctggtccactaatttgatcgGACAAGCAATGTTCCAACAGTGCTTATATTTTCACTCATTGTATCAcatggctcgacattaactttttaatccacttgtccagttggacaagcagcaagatttttcacttgtcctgaccataacctttttattacaatgtatttattagttcaatgaaaggaaagtggttaccaaagtttatcaaaaagcaggtacagttatgataatatctcatctcattatctgtagccgctttatcctgttctacagggtcacaggcaagctggagcctatcccagctgactacgggcgaaaggcggggtacaccctggacaagtcgccaggtcatcgcagggctgacacatagacacagacaaccattcacactcacattcacacccacggtcaatttagagtcaccagttaatctaacctgcatgtctttgggggaaaccggagcacccggaggaaacccacgcggacacggggagaacatgcaaactccacacagaaaggccctcgctggccacggggctcgaacccggaccttcttgctgtgaggcgacggcgctaaccactacaccaccgtgctgcccgttatGATAATAATTATGCTTTaattatttataatttttcaacagAACtccaactttaactgtaacaaagcaaaaactatccaaagccccattTGGTGCACgtgttgttataacccattacctgagctgcagttttaagagttagactcacccaaattcaaagcttctggaggaaataaagttaaatcttgattaattcaGTAAAACTGAATcaagaagtataaattaatttaaagaaattaaaccaaaagaaaacaagtttggatatgataagggtgacagaatcgcattgtgaatgaaaacaaaccgtaagtgagtttggcactgtcgtaaaattcccgcGAAATGTTTTatgacatttgtgatggttaatgtgaaccatacaaaagaaaaatacaatgactgtccgaatgaaatgaagattcaccacaggtaTTTATTTTAATGAGGTATTTGATCGCCGTTTCTCTGATTTTgatgaattcaaagtctaataatcgacaattagatattatgacgtggttatttttacacatgcacctgctgtacttggcttccctggaatttcataaacaataacacAGCCGGATCACggtgattgaactagttttgttggaactttatttatgtaactcttgaataattactataaaaatgatgattttcaacaaatattcaacttgtcctGCCAAACACAcagatgcagatttgacttgtccagaccaaacatATGGTTGTCTCAGACAACTGAACTaccattaatgtcgagccctgaatcaCTCTGCTTGTCTGTATTTGCCACCTAAAAATTCCCATTCTAACAACAGTCCCACTTAAGCCATTACTCCAGGAGAGTTAACAAAATATAACTTGAATAACATGAATATAACTTATGTCTTAAAATATGAATGCTTGTCAGATGAAGGTGAAAAAGAAGAAGGGAAGCCAATTTCAGCAGATGCAGCTTTAACAGGAATGTACACATCACTGTGAgctagttagccagctagctgaaaggCTATCTGTGTATGTGGCTTCTTTGGGATATATTTCCAGTCACagagtaaaaataaacaaattattaGAAAAAAgccatattgtgtccaaaatgtGAGTTACTCGATATTAAGTTCTGATTCACGAAAACAATATCACATTAGCATACTGAATTTCGATATAACCGCACTCTAGCTCATGTGATATTGCTTAAATATTGTTTAAACATTGATTTCTTTAATTACAGCCATGTCCACCAGCAGCAAATAGAGAATGGTATTGTGGCAGCTCATGGGCATGTACCATTATACAACAATGACCTTATTGTTAATAGACTTAATGTGGATCTGTGCTGTATTACCTTCATAGAGGTGTGGAGGGCAGAGTCTGGTGGGTACACTATGAAGTGCCGCAGTGTAAACCCAAAACCCTGAGAGTTCTTCTGCAGGACCACTGTACGAGGGCCCTTCCATGCCACGCCTTCCCTGGTAACTGGACGTGCATTCTCATTGGTCAACAGAACTCCATCTCTTGGCCCTTTTGCCTACAACACAGCAGCATAGAAACCAGGTTAAGAAATGGTGAACAAAAATATTCTGGAACTTCCCCAAGAGAGTATACAGTAATGAGCTGTATTAGTTATGAGCTATAGTATTTTCTGTCTGTAAGATGTCCTGTACGTACAGATGTTTCAGTTAAGATGATGAAGATGACTTAAGCTTGTCTTGACCAAACATAAAACATGATGTCTAGATCAGTTTTAGGGGTGGGTTCAAGAACACA
Above is a genomic segment from Neoarius graeffei isolate fNeoGra1 chromosome 14, fNeoGra1.pri, whole genome shotgun sequence containing:
- the arhgap23b gene encoding rho GTPase-activating protein 23 isoform X5, translated to MNGVAFCLVGIPPVSQSEAKGPRDGVLLTNENARPVTREGVAWKGPRTVVLQKNSQGFGFTLRHFIVYPPDSALHTSMKDVENGNGKGNHRGRLEPMDTIFVKSVKETGPAHQAGLCTGDRLVKVNGESILGKTYSQVIALIQNSKSVLELSIMPKDEDVLQLVSAYSHDAYLKGNQPYTGGAQNLPEPPPICYPRSKPTSSGMPGNLNCRRGSAGLLDSRSTGDSGGGTGRRSDVPSHHALRNQRARSSTIAISPLDFHFANHNAAITSASLPYPRKGSLPLSQSELCHQALAKWYHSQTTERPGMSHHHRSISQDTLLCHYGTATGVNQYPDVDSCWMGNWGMTGAQQSNRSCSENLLAAYAEYEKSCGRSLERLDKAAHRYEKSACAPQSGQPVRKEEQPCLSSQRAVICADVPPPGWGSSHSQEQTGSQSYHSAQPRCLPTQTVDDQMVGYRSYSPSFCRKAGHLMQQAHSFRDPSYTGPQLSWTATPKTSPPDSAPFSGRASSPLSMSSTAETQNSSKESSGSGPTVEEPVQAQMQEVVLRQKSASGKCAPHAMRHPNYAVPLDLLEPPVASAPARSNGNLQPLPVEQDSLASIPFIDEPTSPSVDLLAQHIPASSVVSSSLSQAPTLSSSPVPPSLTSPLTHLLDTDCSTVKNSRRSSYLLAITTERSKSCDEGLNTFRDEGHVFMRLPKRVKSFFTEGSLESLRAAEEARSKRHSTSELGNITLTDIRKEGWLHYKQILTEKGKKVGGGMRPWKRVFSVLRSHSLFLYKDKREAVLHGAGSLGQGGGGEDEQPISIRGCLIDIAYSETKRKHTLRLTTQDFCEYLLQAEDRDDMLSWIRIIRENSKTDSEELGFSRQALINKKLNDYRKQSLTGTKPDTSPRVHRMMQPFLLSKTDSSSAVNRSLKTESKEESSPPKATWSINIMKKGKKAGPKAFGVRLEDCLPGANDKFVPLIVETCCSLVEERGLEYTGIYRVPGNNAMVSTLQDQLNKGMEINTTEERWQDLNVISSLLKSFFRKLPEPLFTDDKYSDFIYANRLEDAGDRLKTMRKLIRDLPDHCYHTLKFLISHLKRVAEHSEKNKMEPRNLALVFGPTLVRTSEDNMTEMVTHMPDRYKIVETLILHHTWFFTDELMDKDEKTPEDQRDEQPVPNIDHLLSNIGRTAPLGDASAVPVEQTLRFH